From Polaribacter butkevichii, a single genomic window includes:
- the thrA gene encoding bifunctional aspartate kinase/homoserine dehydrogenase I has product MKVLKFGGSSVANTENIQKVLAIVKEASKNQKVAVVVSAFGKTTNNLLAGANLALNNIDSAKQIINSLKELHFNVIDDLVIKNKQEVSEEVTLLFNRLTSIYEGIFLLQELSDKTLAKVSSFGERLSSYIIANAAKELFDATHKESRDLVITNDEFLNAQVNFKVTNKNIVSFFEENNHQVTVLGGFISSNVFNETTTLGRGGSDFTAAIYAAALNADELQIWTDVSGMFTANPRVVKQAYPISEISYEEAMELSHFGAKVLYPPTIQPALRKEIPIRIKNTFEPESAGTLICKHPKNGNEVKGISHIEDISLITLEGGGMIGIPGFSKRLFETLSVAKINVVFITQASSEHSICVGVYENDAAKAKELLDETFSIEIDKKKIKPIIVENNLAIIAVVGESMKNYQGLSGQMFSALGRNNVNVRAIAQGSSEKNISAVINKYDAKKALNTLHEQFFEEKTKQLNLFVTGVGNVGERFLAQIHQQKKFLRENLKLSIKVIGIANSRKMFFDDNGIDLDNWKEALENGEPTTLDSFHKKVKESNHINSVFIDNTANQQVSEIYEKYLRDSISVVTCNKIACASSFDNYKTLKQVSRKYNASFLFETNVGAGLPIIDTLKNLVNSGDSVNKIQAVLSGSLNFVFNNFNADSTFHDVVAAAQKEGYTEPDPKIDLSGVDVARKILILARESGYKMELEDIAKNAFLPEESLKTTNNDDFYASLTKNEAHFQNIFKEANDKDCRLKYVAEFADGKANVGLQHIPSDHPFYNLEGSDNIVLFFTDRYPENPLIIKGAGAGADVTASGIFADVIRIANK; this is encoded by the coding sequence ATGAAAGTATTAAAATTTGGCGGCTCATCTGTCGCAAACACAGAAAACATACAAAAGGTCTTAGCTATTGTTAAGGAAGCGTCTAAAAACCAAAAAGTTGCAGTAGTAGTTTCTGCTTTTGGCAAAACAACCAACAATCTTTTAGCAGGTGCTAATTTAGCTTTAAACAATATTGATTCTGCAAAACAAATTATTAATAGCCTTAAAGAATTGCATTTTAATGTTATTGATGATTTAGTTATTAAAAACAAACAAGAAGTTTCTGAAGAAGTTACCTTATTATTTAATAGACTAACCTCTATTTATGAAGGAATCTTTTTATTACAAGAATTGTCTGACAAAACGTTGGCAAAAGTTTCTAGTTTTGGCGAAAGACTTTCTTCTTACATCATAGCAAATGCTGCTAAGGAGTTATTTGATGCAACACATAAAGAAAGTAGAGATTTAGTAATTACTAATGACGAATTTTTAAATGCACAAGTTAACTTTAAAGTTACAAATAAAAATATTGTTTCATTCTTTGAAGAAAACAATCATCAGGTTACTGTTTTAGGTGGCTTTATTTCTTCTAATGTTTTTAATGAAACAACTACATTAGGAAGAGGTGGTTCTGATTTTACTGCTGCTATTTATGCTGCCGCTTTAAATGCGGATGAATTACAAATATGGACAGATGTTAGTGGTATGTTTACTGCAAACCCTAGAGTTGTAAAACAAGCATATCCAATTTCAGAAATTTCTTACGAAGAAGCAATGGAACTATCTCATTTTGGAGCAAAAGTTTTGTATCCGCCAACCATACAGCCTGCCTTAAGAAAAGAAATTCCTATCAGAATTAAAAATACATTTGAACCAGAAAGTGCCGGAACCTTAATCTGTAAACATCCTAAAAACGGAAATGAAGTAAAAGGAATTTCGCATATAGAAGATATTAGTTTAATCACTTTAGAAGGTGGTGGAATGATTGGTATTCCTGGTTTTTCTAAGCGTTTGTTCGAAACACTTTCTGTAGCAAAAATAAATGTTGTTTTTATTACTCAAGCTTCATCAGAACACTCAATTTGTGTTGGTGTTTATGAAAACGATGCTGCAAAAGCAAAAGAGCTTTTAGATGAAACTTTTAGCATAGAAATAGATAAGAAAAAAATAAAACCAATTATTGTAGAAAATAATTTGGCAATTATAGCTGTTGTTGGAGAGAGCATGAAAAATTACCAAGGTTTAAGCGGACAAATGTTTAGCGCCTTAGGTAGAAATAATGTAAATGTTAGAGCAATTGCTCAAGGTTCATCAGAAAAAAATATCTCTGCAGTTATTAATAAATACGATGCAAAAAAGGCATTAAACACCCTACACGAGCAATTTTTTGAAGAAAAAACAAAACAATTAAACTTATTTGTAACAGGTGTTGGTAATGTTGGTGAGCGCTTTTTGGCACAAATTCATCAACAAAAGAAATTTTTAAGAGAAAACTTAAAATTAAGTATTAAAGTTATTGGAATTGCCAATTCTAGAAAAATGTTTTTTGATGATAATGGTATCGATCTAGATAACTGGAAAGAAGCATTAGAAAACGGAGAACCAACAACTTTAGACAGTTTTCATAAAAAAGTAAAAGAAAGTAATCATATTAATAGTGTTTTTATAGACAATACTGCAAACCAGCAAGTATCAGAAATCTATGAAAAATATTTACGCGATAGTATTTCTGTAGTAACTTGTAACAAAATTGCATGTGCTTCTAGTTTTGATAATTATAAAACTTTAAAACAAGTTTCTAGAAAATACAATGCTTCTTTCTTATTTGAAACAAACGTTGGTGCAGGTCTACCAATTATAGATACTTTAAAGAATTTAGTAAACTCTGGCGACAGCGTCAATAAAATTCAAGCGGTTTTGTCTGGAAGTTTAAATTTTGTGTTTAATAACTTTAATGCAGATTCAACGTTTCATGATGTGGTTGCTGCAGCTCAAAAAGAAGGTTATACAGAACCAGATCCAAAAATTGATTTAAGCGGTGTTGATGTTGCTCGTAAAATTTTAATTTTAGCTAGAGAAAGTGGTTATAAAATGGAATTAGAAGACATTGCAAAAAATGCCTTTTTACCTGAAGAAAGCTTAAAAACAACTAACAATGATGATTTTTACGCTTCATTAACTAAAAACGAAGCACATTTTCAAAATATATTTAAAGAAGCAAATGACAAAGATTGTCGCTTAAAATATGTTGCAGAATTTGCTGACGGAAAAGCAAATGTTGGTTTACAACACATTCCATCAGATCATCCTTTTTATAATTTAGAAGGAAGTGATAATATTGTATTATTCTTTACAGACAGATATCCAGAAAACCCTTTAATTATAAAAGGTGCTGGTGCTGGTGCAGATGTTACTGCTTCTGGTATTTTTGCTGATGTAATTAGAATAGCAAATAAATAA
- a CDS encoding homoserine kinase: MDYLKIFAPATVANVSCGFDSLGFAVDEIGDEMTFTKTTEKGVKITNITGANLTYDVDENAASAVVKKILNEANADFGIELTIHKGFSPGSGLGSSAASAAGAAFGANQLLGNIYSDLELTKFAMFGEEVACGTPIADNVSAAIYGGFVLVRSYSPLEIIKLPVPSELRVVAIHPQVEVKTKDAREVLPTEIALKDAVTQWANVGGLISGLYSDNYNLISNSLVDIIVEPHRKKLIPFFDDVKNAATKAGALGAGISGSGPTIFALCKGDKIANEVYKSIEESYKNTGIDFEMFISKVNHEGIKILE, translated from the coding sequence ATGGATTATTTAAAAATTTTTGCTCCCGCTACTGTTGCTAATGTTTCCTGCGGATTCGATTCTCTAGGTTTTGCTGTTGACGAAATTGGAGATGAAATGACCTTTACAAAAACAACTGAAAAAGGCGTTAAAATAACAAATATTACAGGCGCAAATTTAACCTATGATGTTGATGAAAACGCGGCAAGTGCTGTTGTTAAAAAAATACTGAATGAAGCAAATGCAGATTTTGGAATTGAATTAACAATTCACAAAGGCTTTTCTCCAGGAAGTGGATTAGGAAGTTCTGCCGCTAGTGCTGCAGGTGCTGCTTTTGGTGCAAATCAGTTATTAGGGAACATTTATTCGGACTTAGAGCTAACTAAATTTGCCATGTTTGGTGAAGAAGTTGCTTGCGGAACTCCAATTGCAGACAATGTTTCTGCAGCTATATATGGTGGTTTTGTTTTAGTGAGAAGCTACAGTCCTTTAGAAATTATAAAATTACCAGTTCCTAGTGAATTAAGAGTTGTGGCCATTCATCCGCAGGTAGAAGTAAAAACTAAAGATGCTAGAGAAGTTTTACCTACAGAAATAGCTTTGAAAGACGCTGTTACGCAATGGGCAAATGTTGGTGGTTTAATTAGCGGTTTATATTCAGATAACTATAATTTAATCAGTAATTCTTTGGTAGACATTATTGTAGAGCCTCATAGAAAAAAATTAATTCCGTTTTTTGACGATGTTAAAAACGCAGCAACAAAAGCAGGTGCTTTAGGTGCGGGAATTAGTGGTTCTGGTCCAACAATTTTTGCGCTTTGTAAAGGGGATAAAATTGCCAACGAGGTTTATAAAAGCATCGAAGAAAGTTATAAAAACACAGGTATTGACTTTGAAATGTTTATTTCGAAAGTGAATCACGAAGGAATA